One window from the genome of Streptomyces sp. NBC_00708 encodes:
- a CDS encoding MFS transporter: protein MRLPAFRRFLLAHLVSATGSAMAPVALAFAVIGQGGGAGSLGIVLTANTVPTLVFLLVGGVLADRMSRSRILFLGNLGAGAAQAAVAVLVATGTATTATIGVCACASGVASAFTAPAAQGVASRLVPPEQLQQANALVRVPRNAVKVVGPVIGGFVVALTGPAWALGWDALTFVLAALLLSGLRLPGAVSPGGSGGLVADLRVGWSGFKSRIWLWSFTLSGTAVVAAWLAGYQLLGPIVADRSYAGAGSWGLVQGAFAAGLLAGTVVCLLWKPQRLMLVCVVTSSGLMLPLAALGLGLPLPWVLGATAVAGAGMDVAIVTWSTVMQQQVPDEELGRLSSLNSLGEQIAIPVGYLLVAATSAYWSSGRILLVCSAVVLVAGVANACVRDVYRIRRL from the coding sequence CTGCGGCTGCCGGCCTTCCGGCGGTTCCTGCTCGCTCACCTCGTCTCCGCGACCGGCTCGGCGATGGCGCCCGTGGCACTGGCGTTCGCCGTGATCGGGCAGGGCGGGGGAGCCGGGTCGCTCGGGATCGTGCTCACCGCGAACACCGTGCCGACCCTGGTCTTCCTTCTCGTCGGCGGGGTGCTGGCGGACCGGATGTCCCGCAGCCGGATCCTCTTCCTCGGGAACCTCGGTGCCGGGGCGGCGCAGGCGGCCGTCGCCGTGCTCGTCGCGACGGGGACGGCGACCACCGCCACGATCGGCGTCTGCGCCTGTGCGTCGGGGGTGGCGTCCGCGTTCACCGCGCCGGCGGCCCAGGGAGTGGCGTCCCGGCTCGTGCCGCCGGAGCAGCTCCAGCAGGCGAACGCGCTGGTACGGGTGCCCAGAAACGCCGTCAAGGTCGTCGGGCCCGTCATCGGCGGGTTCGTCGTCGCGCTGACCGGGCCCGCCTGGGCGCTCGGCTGGGACGCCCTCACCTTCGTCCTCGCCGCGCTGCTGCTCTCCGGGCTGCGGTTGCCGGGCGCGGTGTCCCCCGGCGGCTCCGGCGGGCTTGTGGCCGACCTGCGCGTGGGGTGGTCCGGGTTCAAGTCCCGTATCTGGCTCTGGAGTTTCACGCTGTCCGGTACGGCGGTCGTGGCCGCCTGGCTGGCCGGGTACCAGCTGCTCGGGCCCATCGTTGCGGACCGCAGCTACGCGGGCGCCGGTTCCTGGGGGCTGGTGCAGGGGGCGTTCGCGGCGGGGCTGCTGGCCGGGACGGTCGTCTGCCTGCTGTGGAAGCCGCAGCGGCTGATGCTGGTCTGCGTCGTGACCAGCTCGGGGCTCATGCTGCCGTTGGCGGCCCTGGGTCTCGGGCTGCCGCTGCCCTGGGTGCTGGGGGCGACCGCCGTCGCCGGGGCGGGCATGGACGTGGCCATCGTCACCTGGTCCACCGTCATGCAACAGCAGGTGCCCGACGAGGAGTTGGGGCGGCTCAGCTCTCTCAACTCTCTCGGGGAGCAGATCGCCATTCCCGTCGGATATCTGTTGGTCGCGGCCACTTCCGCGTACTGGAGCAGCGGGCGCATCCTGCTGGTGTGCTCCGCCGTCGTCCTCGTCGCCGGGGTGGCCAACGCCTGCGTACGCGATGTGTACCGGATCAGGCGGCTGTGA
- a CDS encoding GNAT family N-acetyltransferase, producing MRPVGDARKWAWAQGPDGKVVRQALSLVEGADVSGVVVRARVEGDLGAAAVVLAGVHESDGYPVEGVADPEAWLSPEGLIAAWVAEVGGRVVGHVAVNRAQRGEDVARLWRERRGAPGDAEVAVLARFFVGREARGASAGARLVAAAEGYARAHGLPLVLEVLTKDAAAIRLYERLGWQRIGELRHFFAGRHFDALCFVAPGA from the coding sequence GCATGGGCGCAGGGGCCGGATGGCAAGGTGGTCCGGCAAGCGCTGTCGCTGGTGGAGGGGGCCGACGTGTCGGGAGTTGTGGTTCGGGCGCGGGTGGAGGGGGATCTGGGGGCGGCGGCTGTTGTGCTTGCCGGGGTGCATGAGTCCGATGGGTATCCCGTCGAAGGGGTGGCGGATCCCGAGGCGTGGTTGTCGCCGGAGGGGTTGATCGCGGCCTGGGTTGCCGAGGTCGGCGGGCGGGTCGTGGGGCATGTTGCCGTCAACCGGGCACAGCGCGGGGAGGACGTGGCCCGGCTCTGGAGGGAGCGACGGGGGGCGCCCGGGGATGCGGAGGTCGCGGTGCTGGCCCGGTTCTTCGTGGGGCGGGAGGCTCGGGGGGCTTCCGCGGGGGCGCGGCTCGTGGCGGCGGCGGAGGGGTACGCGCGGGCGCACGGGCTGCCGTTGGTGCTGGAGGTTCTGACCAAGGATGCCGCTGCCATCCGGCTGTACGAGCGGCTCGGATGGCAGCGGATCGGTGAGCTCCGGCACTTCTTCGCGGGGCGGCACTTCGACGCTCTGTGCTTCGTGGCGCCGGGTGCGTGA
- a CDS encoding class I SAM-dependent methyltransferase, producing the protein MASKKNLVANRESLAHKVRYAASRPDRIAPYLKRAARDRWLAFKHPDHVNYYRAVMASDTRRNPEAAVGSQTHDRWLALGQMQFDYLVEHGLAPGARMLDIGCGNLRAGWRFIDYLEAGHYYGIDISPDILIAAKQTLTTQGLQAKVPHLTITKDLTLDFLPDAHFDVVHAHSVFSHSPLEIIDECLAHVGRILAPGGHFDFTFDRTTGAEHQVLREDFYYRTETLTDLAAKHGLRARFMEDWEKLGHGQSKIRVTA; encoded by the coding sequence ATGGCCTCCAAGAAGAACCTCGTCGCCAACCGTGAGTCGCTTGCCCACAAGGTCCGTTACGCCGCGAGCCGTCCGGACCGCATCGCGCCCTATCTGAAGCGGGCGGCCCGGGACCGGTGGCTGGCGTTCAAGCACCCGGACCACGTGAACTACTACCGGGCCGTGATGGCCTCGGACACCCGGCGCAACCCCGAGGCCGCCGTCGGCAGCCAGACGCACGACCGGTGGCTGGCCCTGGGGCAGATGCAGTTCGACTACCTCGTCGAGCACGGGCTCGCCCCCGGGGCCCGGATGCTCGACATCGGGTGCGGCAACCTGCGCGCCGGCTGGCGGTTCATCGACTATCTGGAGGCCGGGCACTACTACGGCATCGACATCTCGCCCGACATCCTGATCGCCGCCAAGCAGACCCTGACCACGCAGGGGCTCCAGGCCAAGGTGCCGCATCTGACCATCACCAAGGACCTGACGCTGGACTTCCTGCCGGACGCGCACTTCGACGTCGTGCACGCCCACAGCGTGTTCTCGCACTCGCCGCTGGAGATCATCGACGAGTGCCTGGCCCACGTGGGGCGCATCCTGGCGCCCGGCGGGCACTTCGACTTCACCTTCGACCGCACCACCGGTGCCGAACACCAGGTCCTGCGCGAGGACTTCTACTACCGGACCGAGACCCTGACCGACCTCGCCGCGAAGCACGGGCTGCGGGCGCGGTTCATGGAGGACTGGGAGAAGCTGGGGCACGGGCAGTCGAAGATACGCGTCACCGCCTGA
- a CDS encoding PadR family transcriptional regulator gives MSERAMQEPTLLLLTALADEPRHGYAIAREVETISGGRVKMRTGTLYGALERLLSEGLIEVHAEEVVDSRLRRTYTLTATGREVLATEARRIAATAREATRRLGVGGKPATA, from the coding sequence ATGAGCGAACGCGCGATGCAGGAACCGACCCTCCTCCTCCTGACCGCCCTGGCGGACGAGCCCCGGCACGGCTACGCCATCGCGCGCGAGGTCGAGACGATCTCCGGCGGCCGGGTCAAGATGCGCACCGGCACCCTGTACGGGGCGCTGGAGCGGCTGCTGAGCGAGGGCCTGATCGAGGTGCACGCGGAGGAGGTCGTGGACAGCAGGCTGCGCCGCACCTACACGCTCACCGCCACCGGCCGGGAGGTCCTGGCCACCGAGGCCCGCCGGATCGCGGCCACCGCGCGCGAGGCCACCCGGCGCCTGGGCGTCGGCGGGAAGCCGGCCACGGCATGA
- a CDS encoding LysR family transcriptional regulator encodes MRVTQSGLDLNLLVALDVLIEESSVSGAAARLHLSEPAMSRTLGRIRKALSDPVLVRAGRTMVPTPHALAIHGEVRAVVERARGVFLSGGKVDLRALSRTFTVLAQDILAAVSGPALFARIAREAPGVRLRFLMESHVDGPFLREGAADLEVGVLDTRAPEVHREHLYDDRMMGVVRPGHPLLDGEITPARFAAADHVTVSRRGRTQGPVDTALAQLGLRRRVVGSVGTLPSSLFLLLGSDLVGLASRRTRPLTDPLGLRTFEIPFPLPPLSFGMAWHPRHDADPAHAWLRSCFRELARAEAPDGAGELPPIAGQDSPSYAGE; translated from the coding sequence ATGCGCGTGACGCAATCCGGCCTTGACCTCAATCTTCTGGTGGCCCTGGACGTCCTCATCGAGGAATCCAGCGTCTCGGGCGCCGCCGCCCGGCTGCATCTGTCCGAGCCCGCGATGAGCCGCACCCTGGGCCGCATCCGCAAGGCGCTGAGTGATCCGGTGCTGGTGCGCGCGGGGCGCACGATGGTGCCCACGCCGCACGCCCTGGCCATCCACGGCGAGGTGCGCGCCGTCGTGGAGCGGGCGCGCGGGGTGTTCCTGTCGGGCGGCAAGGTCGATCTGCGCGCCCTGTCGCGGACGTTCACCGTGCTGGCCCAGGACATCCTGGCGGCGGTCTCCGGCCCGGCGCTGTTCGCCCGGATCGCCCGTGAGGCGCCCGGTGTGCGGCTCCGCTTCCTGATGGAGAGCCATGTGGACGGGCCGTTCCTGCGCGAGGGCGCCGCCGATCTGGAGGTGGGGGTGCTCGACACGCGTGCGCCGGAGGTGCACCGTGAACACCTCTACGACGACCGGATGATGGGCGTGGTGCGCCCCGGCCATCCGCTCCTGGACGGGGAGATCACCCCGGCCAGGTTCGCCGCCGCCGACCATGTGACGGTGTCCCGGCGTGGCCGGACGCAGGGCCCGGTGGACACCGCTCTCGCACAACTCGGTCTGCGCAGGCGGGTGGTGGGCAGTGTGGGCACGCTCCCCTCGTCGCTCTTCCTCCTGCTCGGCAGCGACCTGGTCGGCCTGGCCTCGCGGCGCACCCGCCCCCTCACGGACCCGCTGGGCCTGCGGACGTTCGAGATCCCCTTCCCGCTGCCGCCGCTCTCCTTCGGGATGGCCTGGCACCCGCGCCACGACGCGGACCCGGCGCACGCCTGGCTGCGGAGCTGCTTCCGGGAGCTGGCCCGCGCGGAGGCCCCGGACGGCGCGGGAGAACTCCCCCCGATCGCAGGTCAGGACAGCCCGTCATATGCCGGTGAGTGA